ACGGTGAACGCCCTGGTCGACTCCGAGATCCTCGATCCGGCCGGCGCGCACGACCCGAGTCCGGGCGACGTGATCTCGCGCTCCGAGGCGCTCGAGATTTTGATGCGGTGCCTCGACCGCCACCAGGCGCGGGCACGAAACCTCTCGGAGATCAACGGCCTTCAGATGTCGCGGGACTTCAACCGCGCGTTCGCGAGCGAGGACGCGGCGATGGAGGCCGAGGCGAGGGCGAAGTCGCTCGCAAACTCCGAGACCGCAGCCCGACAGAGGGCGGAATACGCGCGGGTGGCCCGAATTCAGAAATGGGCAAAGGCCGCGGGGAAAACGGCCACGGTGAAGGTCAAGCGCATCGAGTCCGTCAGGCCCATGCCGATTCTGGACCCCGGATTCGAGGCAATCGCACAATCCAAGAAAAACATATCGCGGGCCGAGTCATGCCTGCTTCTAGCGACGGCCCTGCGCCTTGGCGCCGAGCGCTACTCCGCCCTGGAGCGCGCGGCTTCCCGAGTTCCCGACTCGGGGTAGGACGAAACCGACTTCCCCCCGTGACACGCACGAAGTAGCCTTGTACCCGTGGCACTCCCTAAGACACTTTCATCGAACATAGAACAGATCGCGGCGAAACGTCCGGTTCTCAGACGCGCCGAGGGAGTCCACGTCGTGGATTCCGATGGGCGCCGCTACCTGGACGCGACCTCGGGCGCTTTCTGTGTCCAGCTCGGCTACACGCGGCCCGATCTGGTTCGCACCGTGAGTGAAGCCGCGTCTCGGCTACCTCATGCCAGGCCGTCGTCGTTCGAGAGCGAGGATGGCCTGGCGTATCAGCGGGAGCTGCTCGTCGCCGTGGGGGCGCCCTACTCGCGCGCGATACTGACGTGCTCCGGGAGCGAGGCCGTCGAGGTCGCGCTCAAGATCGCGTACCGATACCAGCGCGCGATCGGACATCCGGAGCGCAAGGCGATCCGTCACCTGCCCGGCCATTATCACGGCGCGACGTTGGGAGCGCTGGGCGTCACCGGGTTGGGCGCGCGGCGCGGCCCGTACGAGGGCCTGGTAGGTGCATTGCCTGCGATTCAAGAGTCGGGCGAGGCACCTGTGGCGGAGCCGGCGGCGGCGATGATCCTAGAGACGATCCCGGCGGTTGGCCTCGGCGTGCCGGTGCCGCATCTGGGATTTCTCTCCCACATCCGCGCCCAGTGCGACGAGATCGGCGCGCTCTGGATCGCCGATGAGGTGCTCACCGGTTTCGGCCGCGTCGGGTCTCTCTTCGCGTGGCAGCGGCTAGGGGAACGCCATGCGCCCAACGGCGCGAAGCCCGATTCCGAAGCGCGGCCGGACCTCATCGTCTTCGGCAAAGGAGCCGGAGCCGGTTTCGCACCCCTCGCCGGCGTTTTGATGACAGATCAGATCGCGCAGGCGCTCGATGCCGATGGGTTCACCCACCATCAAACCTACGGCGGAAATCCGATCGCATGCGCCGTGGGACGCCGCGTGCTGCGCGCGATGGTCGAGGAGATGATCGAGGCGAGCGTGCGGGCCGCGGAGCCCTGGCTGGAGGACGACCTTCGGCAGCTACAAAAATCCCGATCGGTTCGCCAGGCGCGCGGGCTCGGCTACCTCTGGGGGGTCGAGTTGATGGACGACCGGCGCTCCGGCCGCCCGTTCCCCCGCGAGCAGCGAATCGCCGAGCGCATCGCCGAATCATGCCGCGATCGAGGAGTGCTCGTCCACGCCGGCACCGGCTCGGTCGACGGCGAGCGCGGGGATTTCATCCTGATCGCGCCGCCGCTCGTGGCACATCGGGGTGACTTCAAGACGATTGCGGAAACCGTCTCCGGAGCGATTAGCAGCGTCGCCGGGTAGGGGCGGCGGAGCCGCCTCGTTTTGCCCACCGAGCTTTGCGATCAACACATC
This is a stretch of genomic DNA from Candidatus Eisenbacteria bacterium. It encodes these proteins:
- a CDS encoding aspartate aminotransferase family protein, with amino-acid sequence MALPKTLSSNIEQIAAKRPVLRRAEGVHVVDSDGRRYLDATSGAFCVQLGYTRPDLVRTVSEAASRLPHARPSSFESEDGLAYQRELLVAVGAPYSRAILTCSGSEAVEVALKIAYRYQRAIGHPERKAIRHLPGHYHGATLGALGVTGLGARRGPYEGLVGALPAIQESGEAPVAEPAAAMILETIPAVGLGVPVPHLGFLSHIRAQCDEIGALWIADEVLTGFGRVGSLFAWQRLGERHAPNGAKPDSEARPDLIVFGKGAGAGFAPLAGVLMTDQIAQALDADGFTHHQTYGGNPIACAVGRRVLRAMVEEMIEASVRAAEPWLEDDLRQLQKSRSVRQARGLGYLWGVELMDDRRSGRPFPREQRIAERIAESCRDRGVLVHAGTGSVDGERGDFILIAPPLVAHRGDFKTIAETVSGAISSVAG